Part of the Acidobacteriota bacterium genome, CCAGCGCGCTGAGCACCCGCTCCCCCGCGTGGCCAAATGGCGTGTGGCCCAGGTCGTGGCCCAGGGCGATGGCCTCGGTCAGTTCCTCGTGCAGGTGCAGGACCTTGGCGATGGTGCGGGCAATCTGCGCGACTTCGAGCGTGTGGGTGAGACGCGTCCGGTAGTGATCGCCGGTCGGCGCGAAGAACACCTGGGTCTTGTGCTTCAGCCGCCGGAATGCCTTGGTGTGGACAATGCGGTCGCGGTCGCGCTGGAACGCCGGCCGAATCGGATCCTCGGTTTCGGGGCGGATGCGGCCCTTGCTCTCGGCGCTCTTCGCGGCCTGCGGCGCCAGGGTTTGCCGTTCGCGCGCCTCGAGTTGTTCGCGGATCATCGGGCGCCCTGCGCTCGTCATTTGCTCCATTGTATCGTCGGTCTAATGTGGCGTCCGGTTTTAGCCGGACCTTCAGCGGCGGACAATGTCCTTCAGGAAGCTCGTGCCGTGAGCAAGTGGACCGACGCCGAAGACCTCGGCGAGCGTCTGGCCGAGGTCGGCGAAAGTGGCCCGCGTGCCAAGGTCCACACCCGCGCGCACGCGCGCGCCGTGCAACAACACCGGCACGTGCTCTCGAGAATGGTCCGTGCTGGGCGTGGTCGGGTCGTTCCCGTGGTCGGCCGTGATCACGAGCAGGTCGTCGGGCCCCAGTTGCGGCAGCAATTGCGCCAGTCGGACGTCGAAGCGATCGAGGTTGGCGCCGTAGCCCACCGTGTCGTTGCGGTGGCCGTAGACGGCGTCAAAATCAACCAGGTTGGCAAAGATCAAGCCGCGGTCCTGCGTCTGCAGCAGCGACGCAATGCGGTCCATGCCGTCCGCATCGCTTTTGGTCGGATGCGTCCCTGTCACTCCACGGCCCGCAAACAAGTCGGCGACCTTCCCCACCGACGTGACCGGGTGGCCGCCGGCCACCAGGCGATCGAGCAGCGTCTCGGCCACGGGCGGCATGGCGTAGTCGTGCCGATTCGAGGTGCGCGCAAACGAACCTGGCAACCCGATGAACGGACGGGCAATAACCCGTCCCAGGCCGAGTCCACGGACGACCAGGTCGTAGGCCGCATCGCACCACTGGTACAGGGTCTCGACCGGCACGATGCCTTCGTGTGCGGCAATCTGGAAGACGCTGTCGGCGGAGGTGTAGACGATCGGGAAGCCCGTCTCCATGTGCCGCGGCCCCAGTTCGTCGATGATGGCGGTGCCCGACGCCACCACGTTGCCGATCGACGGGCGGCCAATGCGCTCTTCGAAGGCCTGAATCAGCTCCGGCGGAAAGCCGTTGGGAAATGTCGGGAAGGCACGGTCGAGCACCACGCCCATCAGCTCCCAATGGCCGGTGACCGAATCCTTGCCGGCGGAGCGTTCCGCCATTCGTCCGTATGCGCCCGAGGCGGTCGCCGGCATCCCAGGCAGCGGCACCAGCCGCCCCAGGCCCATGCCGGCGAGGGTGGGGATGCTTAACGGCACCTGCGCCGCGATGTTACCGAGGGTATTACTCCCCTCGTCCGCGTACAGCGCGGCATCGGGCAACTCGCCGATGCCAACGCTGTCGAGCACGATAACGAGAGCGCGTGAAAACACGCGTCAGGGATGGTGGGACGAGAAGTAGTTCGGCACGCTGCGCGGCGTGCGAATTGTCGCAATCGCGTGCTTGAAGATCAGGTGATCCATGCCCGCGTGCTCGACGATCAAGGCAAACCGATCGAAGTTCTTGATGCGCGCTTCGAACTCGCGCCCATCGAGCAGGTGGACGGTGACGGGCAACTTCTCGCGACGTGCGTAGTTCAGGAAGACGTCCTGAATGTTAGGAGCGCCGGTCTTGGCCTCAGGTATCGGCGACATTTTTCCCGTCCTTCAACAGGTCCCGCGCGGACAGCATCGAAATTACGCTGTCTTGCACGTCGGCGTGAGTGCCGGGACCGTCAAACCAGTCAAGGTTAGGCTCTTTTCGGAACCAGATCAACTGCCGACGCGCATATCGGCGGTTCTCTTGCGCAATCAACGCACGGGTGGCCGCCTCGTCGCGCACGCCCTGCAGATGCTCCATGGCCTGGCGATAGACCAGGCCGCCAAACGGCCTGGCGCTCGACGGCACGCCGGCCGCCAGCAGCCCGCGGATTTCGTCCAGCAAGCCTGCGTCGAACTGTGCATCCACGCGGCTGGTCAGCCGTTCCGACAGCCAGGCCGCCGGCATGCGCAGGCCGATCGGAATCACCTGCACGTCGGGATCGAGCAGGGACGCGGTCGCCTCGAAGTGCGAGGTCAACGGCCGGCCGGTCAGGAAATACACCTCGAGGGCCCGGATAATCCGCTTGAGGTCGCGGGGCATGATGCGCGCGGCCGACGCCGGGTCCACACGCCCCATCAGGCGGTGCAGCCGTTCCACACCGCGCCTGGCGGCAATCGCTTCGAGCCGTCCCCTCAGTCTGGCATCAGCCGGCGGGCCCGGAAAGAGGCCCCGGGTCAGGGCCCGGTAGTAGAAGCCCGTGCCGCCGACCAGGATCGGGATGCGGCCGCGGCCCTGGATCCCGCGGATCGCCGCCGTGGCATCGCGCGCGAACTGCGCGGCCGTGTACTCGTCGGTGGGATCGGCGATATCGATCAGGTGATGCGGGATGCCCCGCCGTTCGGCCATGGGCACCTTGTCGGTGCCGATGTCGAAGCCGCGGTACACGGCTGTGGAATCGCAGTTGATGATCTCGCCACCCAGCCGCTCGGCCAGCGCAATGCCAAGCGCGCTCTTGCCAACGGCGGTGGGTCCGAGAACTGCGATTAAGGGCTTCACTGCCCCGGCGGATTCTCGTTGTAGAAGAACGTGACCGTGAAGAACGCCTTGTCTTCCGGATACTCGGGCGGCAGCGGCGTCGTCGGATTCGAGGCCCGCAGGGCGTTGACGGCCGACAAGTTGAACGATTCAATCTCCGACGGCCGGACCACGGTGACGTCGGTCAGCGCGCCATTGCGGTGCACGTTGAAGGTGATCACCACCCGCCCGCGCATGGTCTGCGCCGCCATCGGCACGAACCAGTTTCGCCGCACCTGCGAGATGAACCGGCGAATCCACGGACCGAACTCGACGCCCCTGGTGTCGAACTGCAGGGGCCCAAACTCCTGCATCTGGCCCTTCTGGTTGTCGAACGATTCGTTTTGGACGTACTTCTGCAGGTTCTTCAGCGCATCGCCCAGCGAGCCACCCGCCGGCGGCTGCACCTGCGGACGCTGCATCATCGCCATCTGCGGATCGGTCCGCGGATCGTTCATGGGCGGCGTTTCCACGGGCGGGGCCGGTGGTGCCGACTCCGGCGCCGGGCCGTCCCCCCGCATCTTCTCTTCGGGCGTGGCCTCGGTCCGCTCGGTCGAGTTGCCACGGGCGGCCGGCAGCGGGTTGGTCATCTCCGGCACCCGATCCGGCGTGCGGGCGCTGCGGTCGACATCCGACATCTCCGCGCGCTCCGGCTGAGTCAGCGGCGGCAGGTCCATCTTCGGCTGCACGAAGACGAACGTCGGCGCGTTCTCGTCGCGGGGCCGCGGCTGCATCACTTGCTCTTCGGGCGAGCGCTGCGGCAGAAATTCTGGCAGGAACAGGAAGACGGCGACGATCGCGGCGTGCACGAAAATCGACACAGCAACGCCGTCGCGTCGGTTAATGGCGGACCCAACCGGCTCGATATCGCGGTAGCGATCATCGAAGTCGAAGTACATCAGTAGGTTACAGGATTATACATGCTGGTTAAGGTGCCTAAGGTGCCTTAGGCTCCCTATGTTTTTTGACCCGTATAGAGATAGACGGCGCCGAACATGAATGGCCTTGCCTGAACTTGTGAAAACCCTGCGGCAGACAGAATTTCCGCGAACTCGTCGCCATAGGGAAAGGCCCCGATGGACTCGGGGAGGTAGGTATAGGCGGCGTCGTGACGCGACACGGCACGGCCGATCCGCGGAAGGATGTTGCGGGAATACCACTGGTAGATTGGCCCGAAGATCGGCGAGCTGGGCGTGCCGAACTCGAGAATCGCGACCCGGCCACCAGGACGAAGGGCTCGCACCAGCTCCCGGCACGCGACCTCCGGCAGCTGCACATTGCGAATACCGAAGGCGATGGTCGCGGCGTGCACCGATTCGTTCGCGACCGGCAGGTGCATGGCATCACCGCGCAGCAGCTGGATCCGTCCGGCGAGGCCGCCCTTCTCCACCTTCAAGAGACCGTGCGTCAGCATGGCGCCTGAAAAATCCACGCCGACGACGCGGGCGGCGCCGGTGCGGGCCGCGCCAATCGCGACATCGGCAGTCCCGGTGCAGACATCGAGCAGCCGCTCGCGCCCGGTGAGCTTCAGCGAGGCAATGGCATGCCGGCGCCAGTAGCGATCGACGCCGCCCGAGAGCACCGTGTTCAGCAAATCGTAACGGCCGGCAATGGCGTCGAACATGCCGGCGATCTTCTCGGGCGACTTATCCGGACTGTCTGTGCCTAATCCGCGTTTAATCTGTGGCCTATCCGACATACAGCGCCAGTCCCGTCGTCACGAAATACAAGATGCCCACCCACCCATTCAAATCGAATGCGCGCTTGACCTGCGACAGGTCGTGCTCGCTGACCAGCGACTGTTCGTAGACCAGCAACGCCGCGACCAGCGCGACGCCGCCGAGATAGATCGGCCCAAGTGGCACCAGCGCCGCCAGCGTGGCCATGCAGATCACGGTGGCCACGTGCATCACGCGCGAGATGACCAGCGAGCGCGCCACGCCGTAGCGGACCGGGATCGAGTTGAGGCCATGGGCGCGATCGAACTCCAGGTCCTGGCAGGCATAGAGAATGTCGAAGCCGCCCACCCACAAGCCAATCGCCAGGCCCAGCAGCCAGGGCTCCCACCCGCCGCGGCCGCCCGCGGCCAGCCAGCCGCCGACCGGCGCCACCGCCATCGCCAAGCCGAGAAAGGCCTGCGTATAGGAGGTGAAGCGCTTGGCTACCGAGTACCAGAACACAATGCCCAGCGCCACCGGCGACAGCATCCCGCACAGCGGGTTGAGGCGCGCGGCCGCGAACACGAACACGATCGAGGAGACGCCGACGAAGATCGTCGCCTCGGCCCGGCTCATGGCGCCTCGCGGGATCTCGCGCATCGCGGTCCGCGGATTCAGGGCATCGAACCGGGCGTCAACGAGGCGATTGAAGCCCATGGCGGCGCTCCTCGCCGAGACCATGGCCACCACCACCCACCCCACCTGGCTCCAGTAAAACGGCGCCTCGCGCCACGCCAGCAGCGCACCGGTGAGCGCAAACGGCAGCGCGAACACCGAGTGGCTGAAACGAACGAAGGACAGATACGTGACGAGACGGTTAGGTGCCAAGGGTGCCAGGGGTGCCTAAAGTGCCTAAGGTGCCTAAGGTGCCTAAGGTGCCTAAGGTGCCTGGGGTGCTCAGGTGCTTGATTCGAGCGGGGTTGATCCCACTCACCAGGTACTCTTCAATATCATCCACTGGGCCGGGTAGTTCGATGGCGATAATCTGTGCCCGCTTGCCGGGGGTCAAGGAGCCGAGGTCGGCGTCGAGGCCCAAGGCGCGCGCACCGGTCAGGGTGGCGCTCTCGAGCAGTTTCGACGCCGGCACGCCGGGCGCGATCGCGCGCATGGTCTTCAGCTCGCTGAACAGGTTCAGGTCGTCAACGCTCGCGAGGCTGTCGGTGCCAATGGCGACCGGCACGCCCGAGTCGTAGAAGCGCTGGATGGGCGGCAGGCCGACGCCGACCCATTGATTGCTACGGGGGCAGGTGACCAGGGTGGCGCCGATCGCGGCCAACCGCGCCAGCGCAGCGTCATCGAACTGCACGCCGTGCACGACGAGTGTGCGGGCGTCGATCACGCCGAGGCGGTCCAGGTACTCAACCGGGCCGCAGCCGGGAACGGCCCAGTCGTCGCGCCACACCCCGATCAACTCGAGCATGCCTCGCCAGGGCCCGGTGCCGGAGGCCAGCAACTCGGTCTCTTCCGGCGACTCGCCAAGGTGAACGCTCATGATCGGGCAGGCGGACGCGCCCACCTCCGCACGGATCGCCTGGAACAATTCAGGCGAGGTCGAGTACGGCGCATGCGGCGCCAGCGACACGCAGCCAACCGCATCGGCCCGCGCGGCGCGCGTGCGCTCGACGCCGGCGCCGTCCCGGTCGTTGAAACCCAACAACTCGTGAAAGACGATGCCAGCGAGACCGGCGGCGGTCAGAAGCGGCGGCGAGGCGAGCGAGTTGCTGATGTCGCCGACGGCCACCGTGCCGCTCGCCTGCAATTCGCGGATTGCCCCGCGCAACGGCTCGAGCACGGCGGGGTCGTCGGCGCGCTCGACCCCGCGGCGAATCGCGAACAGTTGCTTGACCCAGTCGGTGAACTTCCCCGCCGGCGGCACGCGTCCGCGCAGCCACGATAGTTCCAGATGGATGTGCGCGTTGATGAGCCCGGGCATCAGGACCACGTTGCCGAGGTCCCTGATCCCCGGTCCCTGATCCCTGATCCCCGGTCCCTGATCCCCGATCCCTGGTCCCTGATCCCTGATCCCTGGTCCCTGATCCCTGATCCCTGTTATGCGGCCGCCCTCGACATGCACGAGGCCGTCCCTCATCGGCGGCTGATCGATCGGGCAGATCCAGGCCGCCCGGTAGGCGGTCATGCGACCGGCGACGCCGGCGGCTGGGAACGCTGCCGCTTGCCGGCGGCGGTGCGAGCGGGATAGTTGACCAGTTCGACGGGCACGGTCGTGTCCCCGGCTTCGCGCGCGGTCGACAACTCCAGCGTGCGCGGGACCTGGTGTTCGCGAAAGAACGGGTCGCCCAAAATCTCGTAGTGCATGTTGCGTCGCTTGGCAGAGAAACCCGCGTCCTCGGCGTTGCGGACGATTTCCACTTCGTCCATGCAGTACACGGCGCCGGCCGCCCGGACGACGTTCTCTTCGATCATCACGCTGCCCATGTCGTTGGCGCCGAACGCGAGGCTCAACTGCCCGACCTTGCCGCCCTGGGTGACCCACGACGCCTGCAGGTTGTCGAAGTTGTCGAGCACCAGCCGGGCAATCGCCAGGGTGCGCAGGTACTCGATGCCGGTCGCTTCGGTGCCGCCGCGCTCGGTGTGCTCGGGCTGGTAGCTCCAGGCGATGAACGCCGTGAAGCCGGCGGTCTCGTCCTGCAGGTCGCGCAGCCGCAGCATGTGCTCGAGCCGTTCTTCGTCGCTCTCGACCGTGCCGTACATCATCGTCGCCGTCGTGCGCAGCCCGGCCCGGTGCGCATGGCGCATCACGTCCAGCCACTCGTCGGCCGTGGCCTTCGCATAGCAGTTCAGCAGCTTGCGCACGCGGTCGACCAGGATCTCGGCACCGCCGCCCGGCACGCTGTCGAGGCCGGCAGCGATCAGCCGCGCGATGACTTCGGGAACCGGCAACTTCGAGGTGCGAGAGATGTGCAGCACCTCCGGCGGGGACAGCGCATGCAGCTTGAAGTCGGGGAACCGCTGCTTCACGCCGCGGAACAGATCCTCGTACCACGCCAGCGGCAGATCAGGGTTATGGCCGCCCTGCAGCAGCAGTTGCCCGCCGCCGAGGGCCTGCGTCTCTTCGATTTTCCGGTAGATCTCGTCGAAGCCGAGCACGTAGCCTTCGCCGTGGCCGACCTCGCGGTAGAACGCACAGAAGTTGCAGCGGGCGACGCACACGTTGGTGTAGTTGACGTTGCGATCGATGATGTAAGTGACCACGCCGGCCGGGTGCTTGCGGCGGCGCACGCCGTCGGCCATGCGGCCGAGCCAGTAGGTCGGCGCGTGGCGATAAAGCGCTAACGCCTCGTCTGCGGCCAGCCGGCCGCCCGCTTCGATTCGCTGCTCGAACGCCTTGAGATCCATAGCTACTGATAGAAACGGAGGGGTTTCAACGCGACGGCCACACCCACTTCGACGCCCAGTTCGAGAAAGCGTCTCAGGCCGGCGGCCTCGCGATCGCCCAGCCCGTACTTGAGATTATCACGCAGGTATGCCAGCGACCTGGCCTCGTGGGCGGCATCGCCGCCAGCCACGCCCCGGGCGATCTCCGGCAGGTGCGCCTCGCCCGCTGTGCGGGCCGCGAGCAACGCCGCACACTGCGCGGGCGAAGCCGCCCCCTCGCGTCCGGTCCACATCGCATAGACGAACGGCAGGCCGGTGAGGGCGCGCCATTCGCCGCCAAGGTCGTACTTCGACAGGCCACGCCCCGCGGCATCGATCTCGAGCGCCGGGTCGCCAATGACCAGCGCGGCATCGGCGGTCGCCAGCATCGCGTCCAGGTCTGGGGCTGCGGGCATAAACGCGGGCGCGATGCCCCACCGCTTCGCGCACAGGATGCGCGTCAGCGCCGCCGAGGTCCGCGAACTCACGTCGAGGGCGAGGGAACGAACCTCCCCGATCGGCACCTTCGAGAAAACCGCCACCGACGCCACCTCGCCGTCCGAAGCAATCGCCACGTCTGGCACGATCCAGTAATCCTGGGGTCCCCGGATGTACTCGATGGCTGGAACCAGCCCCAGGTCGACCCGCCCTTCGTGCAACAGCGCGGCGCAGACCGCCGGCACGTCATAGCGCAGCTCGAACTGATCGGACATGGCGTCGAGGCCATACACCAGCGGCTTCGTGTTCAGGTACGACACCGCGCCCAGGCGCAGCGGCGTCATGCGGGCGATGTCCGCTCGCGAGGCTGGAAGCCGGCCGCGGCGATGTTACGGGTGACGTCTTCGAGAGAGGTCCGGCGCCGCCCCAGCGACTCGTCATCGGTGATTGACACGCGATCGAGATCGTTCGCGCCGAAGGTCAGCGCCACCTGGGCCAGCTTGGGGCCATACTGCTGCCAATCCACCTGCACATTCGGGACCCCGGGCAGCGCCAATCGCGCCAGCGCCACCGCCCTGACATCGTCATAGCCAGTCGTCGGCACGGCAATCGACTGTTCCCGCGAGAGCGGCGCAATGGTCGTGAGCCACGGGAACTTGTCGGCCAGCGCGCGGGCCTGGATCAGCATGGGCGTGCGCGCCTCGATGTTGGGCTTTTGCAGAGACAGGCACTGCACCGGCAGCCCCGCGTCCTGGCAGGCCTGGAGGGCCGCCTCGGCATTGGCCAGGCGATCCAGGGGTGCCTCGACGATGGCACCAAGCCCCGCCTGTTTCAGTTGCGCGAGCACGCCGGCCAGGTCTCCCCAGCCACGGTCGATGATGTCGGCCAGCGAGAAGCCACTCACCACTGAGTTCTCTGCGGCGCCCTTGGCTTGCGCGACGACCTGGACGGTCTCCGACAAAGTCGCAGCCGTGTCAGTAATTCGCACTTCCGCACCCTTGGCACCGCTGGCACCTTGAATTTCCACCACCCGAACGAACGTGACGCTGTCGCCGACACGGGCGCGGCGGACCTCGTCGGCGAGCATGCCGAGCGACAGGATGTCGGCCGACGCCAGCTCGTCGAGTTCGGCGGCGGACAGCGGTTGGTTGGCGCGCGCGCGATCGGCAATCGCGGAATTGATAGTCACAGCTGGTGTCCCATTAGTTCAACAATCCTCGTCGCCAGCGCCAGTGCCGCGCGGCCCTGCTGCCCGGTCACGGCCGGCGCGCGGCCGTCGCGGACCGCACCGAGGAAATCCTCGAGCTCGCCTTTCAGCGCTTCGTCGCCGGCCACTTCCAGCTTACCGCCGCCAATCGTCGGCGCTCCCGCCGGCTGCGGCACGAGGCGCCACATCTCGACTTCCCGCGCCGCGGTATCGATCGACACGTAGGCATCCTGCTGGAAGAACCGGATCTTGCGGACCGGCTCGCGGCTGATGCGGCTGGCCGTCAGGTTGGCGATGCAGCCGTTGGCGAACCGCAACCGCGCGTTGGCAATGTCGATGCGCGGAGTCAGCACGGGCACGCCCACTGCTTCGACCCCTTCGACTTCACTGGGCACCAGGCTCAGGATCAAGTCGAGGTCATGGATCATGAGGTCGAGCACCACGTCGATGTCGAGGCTGCGCCCGGGCAGCTGCCCCAGGCGATGCACCTCGATGAACCGGGGGTCCTTCAGGTGCGGGCGGGCGGCCAGCACCGCCGGGTTGAAACGCTCGCTATGGCCGACGGCCAGGACGACGCCGCGGGAGCTGGCCGTGGCAATCAAGGCATCGGCCTCGGCGACGGTCTGGGTAATCGGCTTCTCGACCAGCGTGTGCACGCCGGCCTCGAGCAGGCCCAGCGCAATCCGCGCGTGGCTTTCGGTGGGCACGGCGACCACGGCCACATCGATCTTCCCTGGAACCTGGGCGACCTCGGCATAGGCGCTCGTGCCGCGCTCGGCGGCGACCTGGTTCGCCCGAGCCGCGTCCGTGTCGACCACGCCGGCCAGCGTCACGCCCGGCAGCGACGCCAGAATGCGCGCATGGTGCTTGCCGAGGTGCCCGACGCCAACCACCACTGCCCTCACGCCCCGCCTCCGCTATCGCTTCGGCGCGGCAGGCTGCGGCCGACAATCGCGATCCCAGCTTCGTTCGCGGATGCGAAGAACGCCTCGCGGTCGAAGATCAACGTGCGCCCGGCATCGATCGACAACACCGTGGCGCCGGCCACCCGCATGGCCTGGATGGTCGCGAGCCCGACGATGGGCACGTCGAAGCGCATGTCCTGGTTCGGCTTGGCGACCTTGATGACCGCGACGCCGTCGCCGGCCAGTTGCCCGGCCCTGGCAATGGTTTCGTCGGTGCCCTCCATCGCTTCGACCGCCACCACCGCCAGGTGCTTCACCGCGATGGTCTGGCCAATGTCGAGGCCGGCGATGGTGTCGGCCATGCGATAGCCGAATTCGAGGTCTTTGCCTTCAGCCTCGTTGGGCGCCCGGTTGCTCAACAGCCCGGCCCCGGCCAGCAGCGGCTCGAGAAATGCCGTCGAGTTGACGAGCTCAACGCCGTGTTCGCGCATCAGGTCGGCGACCGCGGCAATCAGCGCATCGGTGTTCATGGCCTTGACCCGCGAGAGCAGCGCCATAGCCGTGAGGTCCGGCACGAAGCCGCCAAAGATCTTGATGTGCTTGACCTGTCCCGCCATGACCGCCTGGGTCAGGCCGGCGTCCTTGAGAATCTTGAGGAAGGTGCCGAGCTGGCCGATCGAGATCCAGTGAACCACCGCCTTCGGTTCGCGCGCCGCGGCCTCGTCGATCTCCCTCGAAGCCTCTTCCTTGAGGGCAATGACGGTGACGTCGTAGCCGAGTGAGCGCGCCGCGTCGAGCACCAGGAATGGGAATCGCCCGTTGCCCGCAATCAGGCCGATCTTCATCAGTCCTCGGCGGACTCTTCCGCCTTCTTGCCGCCCCGGCGCAGGATGACCCCGCGCGACGCGCTGCGGATGAACTGCACGAGGTTGTTGACTTCGGGGCTCGCCAGCGCGGGATCCTGCTCGATGCGCTCCATGGCCTGGGTCGTGTTCAGCTTCGACTGCAGCAGGTAGCGATACGCCGCGCGCAGCTGCTTCAAGGTCGCGTCGGAAAACCCGCGGCGCTTCAAGCCGATCAGGTTGAGGCCGAACACCCGCGCCGGGCGGCTCCCCACGGTGCGCCCGTACGGCAGGGCGTCCTTGGTGATCACCGAGTAGCCGCCGATGAAGGCATACGGGCCGACCCGGCAGAACTGGTGGACCGCCGAACCGGCGCTGACGTTGACGAAATCCGAGACCGAGACGTGGCCGCCGAGCGTGGCGTGCGGGCCGAAGATGGTCTCGTTGCCGACGTGGCAGTCGTGCGCGACGTGCACGTAATTCATGAACAGGTTGCGGTCGCCGATGGTCGTCACGCCGCCGCCGCCGGCGGTGCCGCGGTGAATGGTGACGAACTCGCGGAAGATGTTGCGCTGGCCGATCACCAGCCGGGTGTCTTCGCCCTTGTACTTCAGGTCTTGCGGCGGCAGTCCGATCGAGGCAAACGGATAGACCTCGGTACCGTCGCCAATGCTGGTGTTGCCGTCGATCACAGCCGACGCGCCGATCTTGCAATTGCGGCCAATGCGCACCTGCGGACCAATCGTCGCAAACGCGCCCACCACGGTGCCGGCGCCAATCTCGGCGCCGTCGTGCACCCGCGCCGACGGATCGACCTCGGCGCTCGGCGTAACCATCAGGACCAACTCCGCCTCGGCCACGGCCTGGCCATCGACGTCGGCCGCGGCGGCGGCGCGCACGAGCGAGCCCTTCGAGTCCTTGAGCGTGACCGTGAGCCGGAGGCGATCGCCGGGCACGACCTGTCGCCGAAACTTTGCCCCGTCCACACCGCGCAGGTGAACGCGGCAGGTGGCCAGGGCGCC contains:
- a CDS encoding Gfo/Idh/MocA family oxidoreductase, whose amino-acid sequence is MRAVVVGVGHLGKHHARILASLPGVTLAGVVDTDAARANQVAAERGTSAYAEVAQVPGKIDVAVVAVPTESHARIALGLLEAGVHTLVEKPITQTVAEADALIATASSRGVVLAVGHSERFNPAVLAARPHLKDPRFIEVHRLGQLPGRSLDIDVVLDLMIHDLDLILSLVPSEVEGVEAVGVPVLTPRIDIANARLRFANGCIANLTASRISREPVRKIRFFQQDAYVSIDTAAREVEMWRLVPQPAGAPTIGGGKLEVAGDEALKGELEDFLGAVRDGRAPAVTGQQGRAALALATRIVELMGHQL
- the lpxI gene encoding UDP-2,3-diacylglucosamine diphosphatase LpxI (LpxI, functionally equivalent to LpxH, replaces it in LPS biosynthesis in a minority of bacteria.); translation: MKIGLIAGNGRFPFLVLDAARSLGYDVTVIALKEEASREIDEAAAREPKAVVHWISIGQLGTFLKILKDAGLTQAVMAGQVKHIKIFGGFVPDLTAMALLSRVKAMNTDALIAAVADLMREHGVELVNSTAFLEPLLAGAGLLSNRAPNEAEGKDLEFGYRMADTIAGLDIGQTIAVKHLAVVAVEAMEGTDETIARAGQLAGDGVAVIKVAKPNQDMRFDVPIVGLATIQAMRVAGATVLSIDAGRTLIFDREAFFASANEAGIAIVGRSLPRRSDSGGGA
- the lpxA gene encoding acyl-ACP--UDP-N-acetylglucosamine O-acyltransferase; this translates as MIAGFPAVLDRLTHRFPSLLVDTIDEHEPGKRMVAIKNVTANEDFFQGHFPGKPLMPAVLMIEALTQVATALLLDRAGALATCRVHLRGVDGAKFRRQVVPGDRLRLTVTLKDSKGSLVRAAAAADVDGQAVAEAELVLMVTPSAEVDPSARVHDGAEIGAGTVVGAFATIGPQVRIGRNCKIGASAVIDGNTSIGDGTEVYPFASIGLPPQDLKYKGEDTRLVIGQRNIFREFVTIHRGTAGGGGVTTIGDRNLFMNYVHVAHDCHVGNETIFGPHATLGGHVSVSDFVNVSAGSAVHQFCRVGPYAFIGGYSVITKDALPYGRTVGSRPARVFGLNLIGLKRRGFSDATLKQLRAAYRYLLQSKLNTTQAMERIEQDPALASPEVNNLVQFIRSASRGVILRRGGKKAEESAED